A genome region from Methylobacterium sp. FF17 includes the following:
- a CDS encoding type 1 glutamine amidotransferase domain-containing protein, with protein MKILIVLTSHDQLGNTGRKTGFWLEELAAPYYVFKDAGAEIVLASPKGGQPPLDPKSNEPANQTEATHRLEADTEATAALARTVPLDTVTQDGFDAVFYPGGHGPLWDLAEDAASRRIIETTLAAGKPVALVCHAPGVLRHVTAEDGAPLVRDRKVTGFTNSEEDGVQLTQVVPFLVEDELRRLGGDYSKVSDWQPYVVEDGLLITGQNPASSGPAAKALLVITERLAANPAPASAG; from the coding sequence ATGAAGATCCTCATTGTTCTGACCTCGCACGACCAGCTCGGGAATACCGGCCGCAAGACCGGCTTCTGGTTGGAAGAGCTCGCCGCTCCCTACTACGTCTTCAAGGATGCGGGCGCGGAGATCGTGCTGGCCTCGCCGAAGGGTGGCCAGCCACCCCTCGATCCCAAGAGCAACGAGCCGGCGAACCAGACCGAGGCGACGCACCGCCTCGAGGCCGATACCGAGGCGACGGCCGCCCTTGCCCGGACGGTGCCGCTCGATACCGTGACGCAGGACGGATTCGACGCGGTGTTCTACCCGGGCGGTCACGGTCCGCTCTGGGATCTGGCGGAGGATGCCGCCTCCCGGCGGATCATCGAGACGACGCTTGCAGCCGGCAAGCCCGTCGCCCTCGTCTGCCACGCGCCGGGCGTCCTGCGGCACGTCACGGCCGAGGACGGCGCTCCGCTCGTCCGCGACCGGAAGGTGACGGGCTTCACGAACTCCGAGGAGGATGGCGTCCAGCTCACGCAGGTGGTGCCGTTCCTCGTGGAGGACGAGTTGCGGCGGCTCGGCGGCGACTACAGCAAGGTCTCCGACTGGCAGCCCTATGTCGTAGAGGACGGCCTCCTGATCACCGGGCAGAACCCAGCCTCCTCCGGCCCGGCCGCCAAGGCTCTGTTGGTGATCACGGAACGGTTGGCAGCAAACCCAGCCCCTGCAAGCGCCGGCTGA
- a CDS encoding TetR/AcrR family transcriptional regulator, with translation MAQVNGNTDVRQGILDTAHRIVGAKGFSGVGLNEILASAGVPKGSFYHYFGSKEAFGEALLADYFADYLADIDATLAEPGLTHAERLMNYWGKWQATQGSIDYQRKCLAVKLAAEVSDLSEPMRLALKSGTAGILARLSAAIAAGITEGSLKVADEPPITAETLYHVWLGASLMAKINRTDAPFQAAMATTRRILGCPED, from the coding sequence ATGGCACAGGTCAACGGCAACACCGACGTCCGACAAGGCATCCTCGACACCGCCCACCGCATCGTGGGTGCCAAGGGGTTCTCCGGCGTCGGCCTCAACGAGATCCTGGCTTCGGCCGGGGTGCCGAAGGGGTCGTTCTACCATTACTTCGGCTCGAAGGAGGCCTTCGGCGAGGCGCTGCTGGCGGACTACTTCGCGGATTACCTCGCCGATATCGACGCCACTCTCGCGGAGCCCGGCCTGACCCATGCCGAGCGCCTGATGAACTACTGGGGCAAGTGGCAAGCGACGCAGGGGAGCATCGACTATCAGCGCAAGTGCCTCGCGGTGAAGCTTGCGGCAGAGGTCTCCGACCTCTCCGAACCCATGCGTCTCGCGCTCAAGAGCGGGACAGCGGGGATCCTCGCCCGGCTGTCGGCCGCCATCGCGGCGGGCATCACCGAGGGTTCGCTGAAGGTCGCGGACGAGCCGCCTATCACTGCCGAGACACTGTATCACGTCTGGCTCGGCGCGAGCCTCATGGCGAAGATCAACCGCACGGACGCGCCGTTCCAGGCGGCGATGGCCACGACGCGGCGCATCCTCGGGTGTCCCGAGGACTGA
- a CDS encoding helix-turn-helix transcriptional regulator — protein sequence MSNSTARYRNPWLVDRMLPTPSQILRARKLLNLTVVQLSEAAGVSRATVTRIESGRSPQKLTLHVLAKSLEAAGADFLIDGRVMLKSPQTDHAA from the coding sequence ATGAGCAATTCGACTGCTCGCTACCGCAACCCATGGCTCGTAGACCGCATGCTGCCGACACCGTCCCAGATCCTGCGTGCACGGAAGCTTCTGAACCTCACCGTCGTTCAATTGAGCGAAGCTGCCGGTGTCAGTCGCGCGACCGTGACCCGCATCGAATCCGGCCGCTCGCCACAGAAATTGACATTGCATGTTCTCGCCAAGTCGCTGGAAGCGGCGGGAGCCGATTTCCTGATCGACGGCAGGGTGATGCTCAAATCTCCCCAGACGGATCATGCGGCATGA
- a CDS encoding NAD(P)H-dependent flavin oxidoreductase, with amino-acid sequence MSQMARLIDLLGVVHPIVQAPMAGVSTPELAASVSDAGGLGSIGIGASTVSQARRMIEETRARTDRPFNVNVFCHPAARRDPAGEAAWLAHLAPLFAEFDAAVPETLNEIYKSHLDDEEAFALLLETRPPVVSFHFGLPHSSRLSALREAGIRTMASATNPDEAALIEAAGIDIVIAQGIEAGGHRGTFDTEAHDPGLSTAVLVSLLVRRTGLPVVAAGGIMDGRGIRAALELGAAGAQLGTAFILCPESAANEAYRAALRSDRAYDTRLTTAISGRPARGLTNRLILHGIAPGCPPACAYPLAYDAAKILHAAAASRGSDAAAAHWAGQGAPLAREMPAAALIARLVQDVRGA; translated from the coding sequence ATGTCTCAGATGGCGCGCCTAATCGATCTGCTCGGGGTGGTTCACCCGATCGTGCAGGCCCCGATGGCCGGCGTCTCCACGCCGGAGTTGGCGGCGTCCGTCTCCGACGCCGGCGGTCTGGGCTCGATCGGCATCGGGGCCAGCACGGTGAGCCAGGCGCGACGGATGATCGAGGAGACCCGCGCCCGGACCGACAGACCGTTCAACGTCAACGTCTTCTGCCATCCGGCCGCCAGGCGCGATCCGGCGGGCGAAGCCGCCTGGCTCGCGCACCTCGCGCCTCTGTTCGCGGAATTCGATGCCGCCGTTCCGGAAACCCTCAACGAGATCTACAAGAGCCACCTCGACGACGAGGAAGCCTTCGCGCTGCTGCTGGAGACCCGGCCACCGGTGGTGAGCTTCCATTTCGGACTTCCGCATTCGAGCCGCCTGTCCGCCTTGCGCGAGGCCGGCATCCGGACCATGGCCTCCGCGACCAATCCCGATGAGGCCGCCCTGATCGAGGCCGCCGGCATCGACATCGTCATCGCCCAGGGCATCGAGGCTGGTGGGCATCGCGGCACGTTCGACACCGAAGCCCATGACCCGGGCTTGAGCACCGCCGTCCTCGTCAGCCTGCTGGTGCGGCGGACCGGCCTGCCGGTGGTCGCCGCCGGTGGGATCATGGACGGGCGGGGGATCCGCGCGGCACTCGAACTGGGCGCTGCGGGTGCGCAGCTGGGCACGGCGTTCATCCTGTGCCCGGAAAGCGCGGCCAACGAAGCCTACCGCGCCGCGCTCCGGAGTGACCGAGCCTATGATACCCGCCTGACCACGGCGATCTCCGGCCGCCCTGCGCGCGGTCTCACCAACCGCCTGATCCTCCACGGCATCGCCCCCGGCTGTCCGCCGGCCTGTGCCTACCCGCTCGCGTACGATGCCGCGAAAATCCTCCACGCAGCCGCTGCGAGCCGGGGGAGCGATGCCGCCGCGGCACATTGGGCCGGGCAAGGTGCCCCCCTGGCTCGGGAAATGCCGGCGGCCGCGCTCATCGCCCGGCTCGTTCAGGACGTTCGAGGGGCGTGA
- the actP gene encoding cation/acetate symporter ActP: MSVHQHAARAALSAAALGLATPALAAAGGNSGLNLTAIGLFLAFALLTLWITWKAAQRTKSTDDFYAAGGNITGFQNGLAIAGDAMSAGAFLGLTALVFSSGFDGLIYAIGYTTGMPIVVFLLAERLRKLGRYTFTDVVCSRLSERPIRIFAACASLVVVAFYLIAQMVGAGQLIQLLFGLDYLYAEFLVGVLMVCYVMFGGMVATTWVQIIKAGLLLAGATLIVVLVLAAYSFDFGALLAQATAVHPKGTAILAPQAAPKDPLSALSLGLALMLGTAGLPHILMRFFTVPDARAARVSVFWAATFMNYFYALVFVLGFGALVMTAGNPAYIDVGGALRGGGNMAAIHLSHAVGGNAMMGFISAVAFATILAVVSGLTLAGASAVSHDLYAGVIRRGRLDEKSEVRISRIATFVLGLVAIGLGIAFKGQNVAYMVSLAFAVACSSTFPVLLLALYWRGLTTAGAVAGGTVGLLSALGLTLVGPAVWVKVLGNPAPLFSMDPPTLVTLPLAFATCWLVSRLDRSAQAANDRERFDLQQQAA; encoded by the coding sequence ATGTCCGTGCATCAACACGCGGCCCGCGCCGCCCTCAGCGCCGCGGCCCTTGGGCTGGCCACGCCGGCCTTGGCGGCGGCGGGCGGGAACTCCGGTCTCAACCTCACGGCGATCGGGCTTTTTCTCGCCTTCGCCCTGCTGACCCTCTGGATCACGTGGAAGGCGGCCCAGCGCACCAAGTCGACCGACGACTTCTACGCGGCCGGCGGAAACATCACGGGATTTCAGAACGGCCTCGCCATCGCCGGCGACGCGATGTCGGCCGGCGCCTTCCTGGGGCTCACGGCCCTGGTCTTCTCCTCCGGCTTCGATGGGCTGATCTACGCCATCGGCTACACCACCGGCATGCCGATCGTGGTGTTCCTGCTGGCCGAGCGCCTGCGCAAGCTCGGACGCTACACCTTCACGGACGTGGTCTGCTCGCGGCTCAGCGAACGCCCGATCCGGATCTTCGCAGCCTGCGCCTCGCTCGTCGTGGTGGCCTTCTACCTGATCGCCCAGATGGTCGGTGCCGGTCAGTTGATCCAGCTGCTGTTCGGCCTGGACTACCTCTACGCGGAGTTCCTCGTCGGCGTGCTGATGGTCTGCTACGTCATGTTCGGTGGCATGGTCGCCACCACCTGGGTGCAGATCATCAAGGCCGGCCTGCTCCTCGCCGGCGCGACGCTGATCGTGGTCCTGGTGCTGGCCGCCTACAGCTTCGACTTCGGGGCCTTGCTGGCGCAGGCGACCGCGGTCCATCCCAAGGGCACCGCGATCCTGGCGCCGCAGGCCGCCCCCAAGGACCCGCTCTCGGCGCTGTCGCTGGGCCTCGCCCTGATGCTGGGGACCGCCGGGTTGCCGCACATCCTGATGCGCTTCTTCACCGTGCCGGATGCCCGGGCGGCGCGCGTATCGGTGTTCTGGGCGGCGACGTTCATGAACTACTTCTACGCCCTGGTCTTCGTCCTCGGCTTCGGCGCGCTCGTCATGACCGCCGGCAACCCGGCCTACATCGATGTGGGCGGCGCGCTGCGGGGCGGTGGCAACATGGCGGCGATCCACCTCAGCCATGCGGTGGGCGGCAACGCGATGATGGGGTTCATCTCGGCGGTGGCCTTCGCGACGATCCTGGCGGTGGTCTCCGGCCTGACGCTGGCCGGCGCCTCGGCGGTCAGCCATGATCTCTACGCCGGCGTCATCCGCCGCGGGCGCCTCGACGAGAAGAGCGAGGTGCGCATCTCACGCATCGCGACCTTCGTGCTCGGTCTGGTCGCCATCGGCCTCGGCATCGCCTTCAAGGGTCAGAACGTCGCCTACATGGTCAGCCTCGCGTTCGCGGTGGCCTGCTCCTCGACGTTCCCGGTCCTCCTGTTAGCGCTCTACTGGCGTGGACTGACGACGGCCGGCGCCGTGGCCGGCGGTACCGTCGGGCTCCTGAGTGCCCTTGGACTGACCTTGGTCGGACCGGCGGTCTGGGTGAAGGTGCTGGGCAATCCGGCGCCCCTGTTCTCCATGGACCCGCCGACGCTGGTGACACTGCCGCTGGCCTTCGCGACCTGCTGGCTTGTCTCCCGTCTCGACAGGAGCGCTCAGGCCGCCAACGACCGCGAACGCTTCGACCTCCAGCAGCAGGCCGCCTGA
- a CDS encoding DUF485 domain-containing protein, giving the protein MEPGKPPLRAPDTQNVHLGVTLTVILMAAYFGFVAMGAFAPALLAKPVLSGGTVTWAFAYGLFVIVLGVVLTGIYVLAVNRADARLSGK; this is encoded by the coding sequence ATGGAACCGGGCAAACCACCGCTGCGCGCGCCCGATACGCAGAACGTTCATCTGGGCGTGACTCTCACCGTCATTCTGATGGCGGCCTATTTCGGTTTCGTGGCGATGGGGGCGTTCGCGCCCGCGCTGCTGGCCAAACCGGTCCTGTCCGGCGGCACCGTCACCTGGGCATTCGCCTATGGCCTGTTCGTCATCGTCCTCGGCGTCGTGTTGACGGGCATCTACGTGCTGGCCGTCAACCGCGCCGACGCGCGCCTGTCAGGGAAGTGA
- a CDS encoding tautomerase family protein → MPLLRFDLVQGRSPAELQTLLDAAHQAMLEAFEVPPGDRYQIVHEHPPAHLVVEDTGLGIPRTDKRVVLQVTTRPRSREMKEAFYRLLCQSLQEKCGIPPTDVVVSMISNTDDDWSFGHGRAQFLTGEL, encoded by the coding sequence ATGCCCCTGCTACGTTTCGATCTGGTCCAGGGCCGCAGCCCCGCCGAGCTGCAGACGCTGCTCGACGCGGCCCACCAGGCCATGCTGGAGGCCTTCGAGGTGCCGCCCGGCGACCGCTACCAGATCGTGCACGAGCATCCGCCCGCGCACTTAGTGGTCGAGGACACGGGCCTCGGCATCCCGCGGACGGACAAGCGCGTGGTCCTGCAGGTGACGACCAGGCCTCGCAGCCGCGAGATGAAGGAAGCCTTTTACCGGCTCCTCTGTCAGTCCCTGCAGGAAAAGTGCGGGATTCCGCCCACCGACGTGGTGGTATCCATGATCAGCAATACCGACGACGACTGGTCGTTCGGCCACGGCCGGGCGCAGTTCCTGACCGGCGAACTCTAA
- a CDS encoding NAD(P)H-dependent flavin oxidoreductase — MALRTRLTEAFGIRHPIVLAPMDPASGGALAAAVSAAGGLGLIGGGYGNRELLESEFAKAGNQRVGCGFITWSMAKDPVLLDMALAHRPAAMMLSFADPAPFAAKIRAAGVPMICQVHNLEHARRALDAGADVLVAQGTDAGGHGLTTRGTVTLVPSVADMVARERPEVLVLAAGGIADGRGIAAALMLGADGALLGTRFWATQEALIHPSAKARILAATGDETVRTSVYDIVRNRAWPAEYTGRLMRNRFIETWHGREEELRGLAAEEREKVEAADRSGDHDISNVTVGEAIGLVRDLPPAGALVERLAAETEAQLASVSRALIAA; from the coding sequence ATGGCACTGCGAACCCGTCTGACCGAGGCGTTCGGGATCCGTCATCCCATCGTTCTCGCCCCCATGGACCCGGCTTCGGGTGGCGCCCTCGCCGCCGCGGTCAGTGCCGCCGGCGGCCTCGGACTCATCGGCGGCGGCTACGGCAACCGTGAGCTTCTCGAGAGCGAGTTCGCCAAGGCGGGTAATCAGCGCGTCGGTTGCGGGTTCATCACCTGGTCGATGGCAAAGGATCCCGTGCTGCTGGACATGGCGCTGGCGCACCGGCCCGCGGCGATGATGCTGTCCTTCGCCGATCCCGCACCCTTCGCGGCGAAGATCCGGGCAGCCGGCGTCCCGATGATCTGTCAGGTGCATAACCTGGAGCATGCCCGTCGCGCACTCGATGCCGGCGCCGACGTCCTGGTGGCCCAGGGCACGGATGCCGGCGGTCACGGCCTCACGACGCGTGGCACCGTCACCCTCGTCCCGAGCGTGGCGGACATGGTCGCACGGGAGCGCCCGGAGGTTCTGGTGCTCGCGGCCGGCGGCATCGCCGATGGACGCGGCATCGCGGCGGCGCTGATGCTCGGGGCGGACGGCGCGCTGCTCGGAACCCGGTTCTGGGCCACGCAGGAAGCCTTGATCCACCCCTCCGCCAAGGCGCGTATCCTCGCCGCGACCGGCGACGAGACGGTGCGGACGTCGGTCTATGATATCGTGCGCAATCGTGCCTGGCCGGCCGAGTACACCGGCCGGTTGATGCGCAATCGCTTCATCGAGACCTGGCACGGCCGCGAGGAGGAGTTGCGCGGTCTGGCGGCCGAGGAGCGCGAGAAGGTCGAGGCTGCGGACCGGAGCGGCGACCACGACATCTCGAACGTCACCGTCGGCGAGGCGATCGGCCTCGTCCGGGACCTGCCGCCGGCGGGTGCGCTCGTCGAGCGCCTGGCCGCCGAGACCGAGGCGCAGCTCGCATCGGTCTCCCGCGCCCTGATCGCCGCCTGA
- a CDS encoding LysR family transcriptional regulator, translating to MAPIADRDVMNSADLMFFAAVAEAGGIGRAATVLNTVQSNVTGRIRALEQALRTPLFYRGTRGVTLTRAGERLLPYATQVARLLADAEQAVLSDETPRGSLRLGSMETTAALRLPRLLTTYTGKYPEVDIELELGPTKSLIAAVLDRKIEAAFVSGPISQDDLTAVPVLDEELVLVAGTKLRSHDEVVAMLASKQEARVLVFKTGCSYRLRLEGFLGAHGLVHVRRMEFGTLDGIIGCVEAGMGISLLPRVVAEPMQRSGRVSIHALPDGAGIAQTLIVYRRDSLLTAAFERFLDCTYELFDLLPKEGLELATLRTGLQVAE from the coding sequence ATGGCACCCATCGCGGATCGAGATGTCATGAATAGTGCAGACCTGATGTTTTTCGCGGCTGTCGCTGAAGCAGGCGGGATCGGTCGAGCCGCGACTGTGCTGAACACGGTGCAATCCAACGTCACCGGGCGCATCCGCGCGTTGGAGCAGGCCCTGCGCACCCCCCTGTTCTACCGCGGCACGCGGGGGGTCACGCTGACCAGGGCCGGTGAGCGCCTGCTTCCCTACGCGACACAGGTGGCCCGTCTGTTGGCCGACGCCGAGCAGGCCGTCCTGTCCGACGAGACCCCGCGCGGATCGCTGCGCCTGGGCTCGATGGAAACCACGGCGGCGCTCCGGCTGCCCCGTCTGCTGACGACCTATACCGGCAAGTATCCGGAGGTGGATATCGAGTTGGAACTCGGGCCGACCAAGTCGCTCATCGCCGCGGTGCTGGACCGGAAGATCGAAGCCGCGTTCGTCTCCGGGCCGATCAGCCAGGACGACCTGACCGCCGTCCCGGTGCTGGACGAGGAACTCGTGCTCGTCGCCGGCACGAAGCTCCGCAGTCACGACGAGGTCGTGGCCATGCTGGCGAGCAAGCAGGAAGCCCGTGTGCTGGTGTTCAAGACCGGCTGTTCCTACCGCCTGCGGCTGGAAGGGTTCCTCGGCGCCCATGGTCTGGTGCACGTTCGCCGGATGGAGTTCGGGACCCTGGACGGGATCATCGGCTGCGTCGAGGCGGGCATGGGCATCTCGTTGCTGCCACGGGTGGTCGCCGAACCGATGCAGCGCAGCGGGCGGGTCTCGATCCATGCCCTTCCGGATGGGGCGGGCATCGCACAGACGTTGATCGTCTATCGCCGGGACAGTTTGCTGACCGCCGCGTTCGAACGCTTCCTGGACTGCACCTATGAGCTCTTCGATCTCCTGCCGAAGGAGGGCCTTGAACTCGCTACGCTCCGGACTGGCCTTCAGGTCGCGGAATAG
- a CDS encoding LysR family transcriptional regulator, whose protein sequence is MNWDHLQVFLAVARQGQMLEASRKLGLNHATVARRIEALESALGTPLFHRRPNGSALTDAGEHLVPTAERVEAEILAAAARLRATEAEPSGTVRIGVPDGLGNLFLARELGLLATRYTNLVIELVPLPRSFSLSRREADLAIGLDRPAHGRLTLSKLTDYTLGLYAARTYLERAGPVANEDDLAGHAAVIGVDDYAYASALDYMAFLQGRARSVFRCAGAIGQLEAVRAGAGIGILHDFAVSECPDLVRVLPSIVFQRTYWLLSHPESHEVRRVAACRDFILQRVREERRRFLPRGAGTIPRPEGQSGA, encoded by the coding sequence ATGAACTGGGACCACCTGCAGGTCTTCCTCGCGGTCGCCCGGCAGGGCCAGATGCTGGAGGCGAGCCGCAAGCTCGGCCTCAATCACGCGACTGTGGCGCGCCGCATCGAGGCCTTGGAGAGTGCGCTCGGCACCCCGCTGTTTCACCGGCGACCCAACGGTTCGGCGCTGACCGATGCCGGCGAGCACCTGGTCCCCACGGCCGAGCGGGTCGAGGCGGAGATCCTGGCGGCTGCGGCACGGCTCCGCGCGACGGAAGCCGAGCCGAGCGGGACCGTTCGCATCGGCGTGCCGGACGGTTTGGGCAACCTGTTCCTGGCGCGCGAGCTCGGCCTGCTGGCGACGCGATACACGAACCTGGTGATCGAGCTCGTCCCGCTGCCCCGCTCGTTCTCGTTGTCGAGACGGGAGGCCGATCTCGCGATCGGTCTCGACCGACCGGCACATGGGCGCCTCACACTTTCGAAGCTCACGGACTACACGCTCGGACTCTATGCGGCGCGGACTTATCTCGAGCGCGCAGGACCGGTGGCGAACGAGGACGATCTCGCTGGCCATGCCGCCGTCATCGGCGTGGACGACTACGCCTATGCGTCGGCCCTCGATTACATGGCCTTCCTGCAAGGCCGGGCACGGAGCGTGTTCCGCTGCGCCGGTGCCATCGGTCAACTGGAGGCGGTTCGCGCCGGGGCCGGGATCGGCATCCTCCACGACTTCGCCGTGTCCGAGTGCCCCGACCTCGTCCGCGTGCTGCCGTCCATCGTGTTCCAGCGAACCTACTGGCTGCTCTCACATCCCGAGAGCCACGAGGTCCGCCGCGTCGCGGCCTGCCGCGATTTCATCCTGCAACGCGTCCGCGAAGAGAGACGACGCTTCCTCCCCCGGGGAGCAGGGACTATTCCGCGACCTGAAGGCCAGTCCGGAGCGTAG
- a CDS encoding CoA-acylating methylmalonate-semialdehyde dehydrogenase, producing the protein MAQVHSIEHFVGGARVQGRSGRTAPVFNPATGEQTGTVALASRDEVDAAVASARAAFPRWAATTPLRRARILNTFLGILQDRIGEMAAVITAEHGKVLSDAAGEIQRGIEVVEFATGIPQLLKGEVTENVGTRVDSHSLRQPLGVVAGITPFNFPAMVPMWMFPVALACGNCFILKPSERDPSTALLIAAWLKEAGLPDGVFQVVQGDKEAVDALLHHPDIAAVSFVGSTPIARYIYATATANGKRAQALGGAKNHMIVMPDADMDQAVDALMGAAYGSAGERCMAISVVVPVGEATADALVAKLIPKVRALKVGPGTDPEAEMGPLVTKVHRDKVSGYIDAGVAEGAALLVDGRGLKLQGYENGYFLGGSLFDRVTPEMSIYKEEIFGPVLAVTRAPDYATAARLINAHEFGNGTAIFTRDGDAAREFAHGIEVGMVGINVPIPVPMAFHSFGGWKASLFGDHHMHGPEGVRFYTRLKTITTRWPTGIRAGADFVMPTME; encoded by the coding sequence ATGGCTCAGGTTCATTCCATCGAGCACTTCGTCGGCGGTGCCCGCGTCCAAGGCCGTTCAGGCCGCACCGCGCCGGTCTTCAACCCCGCGACCGGCGAGCAGACCGGGACCGTCGCGTTGGCGAGCCGCGACGAGGTGGACGCCGCCGTCGCCAGCGCCCGCGCGGCCTTCCCCCGCTGGGCGGCGACGACCCCGCTGCGCCGCGCCCGCATCCTCAACACCTTCCTCGGCATCCTCCAGGACCGTATCGGTGAGATGGCCGCCGTGATCACCGCCGAGCACGGCAAGGTGCTCTCCGATGCAGCCGGAGAGATCCAGCGCGGCATCGAGGTCGTCGAGTTCGCCACCGGCATCCCGCAGCTCCTCAAGGGCGAGGTCACGGAGAATGTGGGCACCCGCGTCGACAGCCATTCCCTGCGCCAGCCGCTGGGCGTGGTGGCTGGCATCACGCCGTTCAACTTCCCCGCCATGGTGCCGATGTGGATGTTTCCCGTCGCGCTCGCCTGCGGCAACTGCTTCATCCTGAAGCCCTCCGAGCGCGACCCCTCGACGGCCCTGCTGATCGCGGCGTGGCTGAAGGAAGCCGGGCTGCCCGACGGCGTGTTCCAGGTCGTGCAGGGCGACAAGGAGGCGGTGGACGCCCTCCTGCACCATCCCGACATCGCGGCGGTGAGCTTCGTCGGCTCGACCCCGATCGCCCGGTATATCTACGCGACCGCCACCGCCAACGGAAAGCGTGCGCAGGCGCTGGGGGGCGCCAAGAACCACATGATCGTCATGCCCGACGCCGACATGGATCAGGCGGTGGACGCGCTGATGGGGGCGGCCTACGGCTCGGCCGGCGAGCGCTGCATGGCGATCTCGGTGGTCGTGCCGGTGGGCGAGGCCACCGCCGACGCCCTGGTCGCCAAGCTGATCCCGAAGGTGCGCGCCCTCAAGGTCGGCCCCGGCACCGACCCGGAGGCCGAGATGGGCCCCCTCGTCACCAAGGTCCACCGCGACAAGGTCAGCGGCTACATCGATGCGGGCGTGGCCGAGGGCGCCGCGTTGCTGGTGGACGGGCGCGGCCTCAAGCTCCAGGGCTACGAGAACGGCTACTTCCTCGGCGGCTCGCTGTTCGACCGGGTCACGCCGGAGATGTCGATCTACAAGGAGGAGATCTTCGGGCCCGTGCTCGCGGTCACGCGGGCGCCCGACTACGCCACGGCCGCCCGGCTCATCAACGCGCACGAGTTCGGCAACGGCACCGCGATCTTCACCCGCGACGGCGATGCGGCCCGCGAGTTCGCGCACGGGATCGAGGTCGGCATGGTGGGCATCAACGTGCCGATCCCGGTGCCGATGGCGTTCCACTCCTTCGGCGGCTGGAAGGCCTCGCTGTTCGGCGACCACCACATGCACGGCCCCGAGGGCGTGCGCTTCTACACCCGCCTCAAGACCATCACCACCCGCTGGCCCACCGGCATCCGCGCCGGCGCCGACTTCGTCATGCCGACCATGGAATAG